Proteins encoded within one genomic window of Kibdelosporangium phytohabitans:
- a CDS encoding NADP-dependent isocitrate dehydrogenase yields the protein MAKIKVQGTVVELDGDEMTRIIWQFIKDKLIHPYLDINLDYYDLGIEHRDATDDQVTVDAANAISRHGVGVKCATITPDEARVEEFGLKKMWLSPNGTIRNILGGVIFREPIVISNIPRLVPGWTKPIIIGRHAHGDQYKAQNFKVPGAGELTITFTPEDGSEPIQHVIANYGPDGGVALGMFNFNKSIEDFARASLRYGLEREYPVYMSTKNTILKAYDGAFKDIFQRVYEEEFKADFDAKGLTYEHRLIDDMVAAALKWEGGYVWACKNYDGDVQSDTVAQGFGSLGLMTSVLMTPDGKVEAEAAHGTVTRHYRQHQAGKPTSTNPIASIYAWTRGLDARAKQDSTPEVAGFANALEQVVVETVESGKMTKDLALLVGPDQAWQTTEEFLATLDENLQKKMA from the coding sequence ATGGCCAAGATCAAGGTCCAGGGGACGGTCGTCGAACTCGACGGCGACGAGATGACCCGCATCATCTGGCAGTTCATCAAGGACAAGCTGATCCACCCGTACCTGGACATCAACCTGGACTACTACGACCTGGGCATCGAGCACCGGGACGCCACCGACGACCAGGTCACCGTGGACGCGGCGAACGCCATCTCGCGGCACGGCGTCGGCGTCAAGTGCGCCACCATCACCCCGGACGAGGCGCGGGTCGAGGAGTTCGGCCTCAAGAAGATGTGGCTGTCGCCCAACGGCACGATCCGCAACATCCTCGGCGGCGTGATCTTCCGCGAGCCGATCGTCATCTCCAACATCCCCCGGCTGGTCCCCGGCTGGACGAAGCCGATCATCATCGGCCGCCACGCCCACGGCGACCAGTACAAGGCGCAGAACTTCAAGGTCCCCGGCGCCGGTGAGCTGACCATCACGTTCACGCCGGAAGACGGCTCGGAGCCGATCCAGCACGTGATCGCCAACTACGGCCCCGACGGCGGCGTCGCGCTGGGCATGTTCAACTTCAACAAGTCGATCGAGGACTTCGCGCGCGCCTCGCTGCGCTACGGCCTCGAGCGCGAGTACCCGGTGTACATGTCCACCAAGAACACCATCCTCAAGGCGTACGACGGTGCCTTCAAGGACATCTTCCAGCGCGTCTACGAGGAGGAGTTCAAGGCGGACTTCGACGCCAAGGGCCTGACCTACGAGCACCGGCTGATCGACGACATGGTCGCCGCGGCGCTGAAGTGGGAGGGCGGCTACGTCTGGGCCTGCAAGAACTACGACGGTGACGTCCAGTCCGACACCGTGGCGCAGGGCTTCGGCTCGCTCGGCCTGATGACCTCCGTGCTGATGACCCCGGACGGCAAGGTCGAGGCCGAGGCCGCGCACGGCACGGTCACCCGGCACTACCGCCAGCACCAGGCGGGCAAGCCGACCTCGACCAACCCGATCGCGTCGATCTACGCGTGGACCCGGGGCCTGGACGCGCGTGCCAAGCAGGACAGCACCCCTGAGGTGGCGGGCTTCGCGAACGCGCTGGAGCAGGTCGTCGTCGAGACCGTCGAGAGCGGCAAGATGACCAAGGACCTGGCCCTGCTCGTCGGCCCTGACCAGGCATGGCAGACCACCGAGGAGTTCCTGGCCACCCTGGACGAGAACCTCCAGAAGAAGATGGCCTGA
- a CDS encoding metal-dependent hydrolase, with the protein MATGPTHAMSGLLAWSATTALATDHSIGQLSPRAWVVGAVLATGAALLPDLDHPSSTVSRTFGSISQGFSSGINALSHGVYRLTRTRRDSNRDGGHRGLTHTLVFAAIAAVITTAIVQTSQKWALPVLMFVFAGLAVRGILHKWHPRKDALVITLTSAGVTALCLLWTEQTSANAAACGVAVGIGCIAHYIGDAITEQGCPILWPIPLGGKTWYPVAPPKILRMQTGGKVEMTLIGPLITVASIWLSLAALQQAGAIPSLWGFTFLPR; encoded by the coding sequence ATGGCGACCGGGCCGACGCATGCGATGAGTGGCTTACTGGCGTGGTCGGCGACCACGGCGCTGGCCACGGACCACTCGATCGGTCAGCTCAGCCCCAGGGCGTGGGTGGTCGGCGCGGTACTGGCGACCGGCGCGGCGCTCCTGCCGGACCTGGACCACCCGTCGTCGACGGTGTCGCGGACGTTCGGGTCGATCAGCCAGGGCTTCTCCAGCGGCATCAACGCGCTCAGCCACGGCGTGTACCGGCTGACCAGGACCCGGCGCGACTCCAACCGCGACGGCGGGCACCGAGGCCTCACGCACACGCTCGTGTTCGCGGCGATCGCGGCCGTCATCACCACGGCGATCGTGCAGACCAGCCAGAAGTGGGCGCTGCCGGTCCTGATGTTCGTGTTCGCGGGCCTGGCCGTACGCGGCATCCTGCACAAGTGGCACCCGCGCAAGGACGCGCTGGTCATCACGCTGACATCAGCGGGCGTGACGGCGTTGTGCCTGCTGTGGACCGAACAGACGTCGGCGAACGCGGCTGCCTGCGGCGTCGCGGTGGGGATCGGCTGCATCGCGCACTACATCGGCGACGCGATCACCGAGCAGGGCTGCCCGATCCTGTGGCCGATCCCGCTGGGCGGCAAGACCTGGTACCCGGTGGCGCCGCCGAAGATCCTGCGGATGCAGACCGGCGGCAAGGTGGAGATGACGCTGATCGGGCCGTTGATCACGGTGGCGTCGATCTGGCTGTCGCTCGCGGCGTTGCAGCAGGCAGGAGCCATTCCCTCGTTGTGGGGTTTCACCTTCCTGCCTCGTTAG
- a CDS encoding class I SAM-dependent methyltransferase produces MSVFDEIAAGYDDDLFHQVVAEKLVNGVADAPKPDVVLDVATGTGAAAFAALQHLGAHSVVAIDSAPKMIERAKAKAAVQDPSGKIDWHIGQAVPAPVQASSVDLVVCASSLHFLGTAALKDWLRVLRPSGRLAFSMPFGETFTPSPAFAPLVATDIPLPSSAQDAARIALHAGYSDVVAHKLEVSSRIVFLVYATS; encoded by the coding sequence GTGAGCGTGTTCGACGAGATCGCGGCGGGGTACGACGACGACCTGTTCCACCAGGTCGTCGCGGAGAAACTGGTGAACGGCGTCGCGGACGCCCCGAAGCCGGACGTGGTGCTGGACGTGGCGACCGGGACAGGCGCGGCGGCCTTCGCGGCCCTGCAGCACCTTGGCGCCCACTCGGTGGTCGCGATCGACTCCGCGCCGAAGATGATCGAGCGCGCCAAGGCGAAAGCCGCGGTCCAGGACCCGTCGGGGAAGATCGACTGGCACATCGGCCAAGCGGTGCCCGCTCCCGTGCAGGCGTCCAGCGTGGACCTGGTGGTGTGCGCGTCCTCGCTGCACTTCCTCGGCACGGCAGCGCTCAAGGACTGGCTGCGTGTGCTGCGGCCGTCCGGACGGCTGGCGTTCAGCATGCCGTTCGGCGAGACGTTCACGCCTTCGCCCGCGTTCGCGCCCCTGGTCGCCACGGACATCCCCTTACCGTCGTCGGCTCAGGACGCCGCCAGGATCGCGCTGCACGCCGGGTACTCGGACGTGGTCGCGCACAAGCTCGAGGTGTCGTCACGCATCGTGTTCCTCGTGTACGCCACGAGCTGA